One Alistipes sp. ZOR0009 genomic window, TCAAATTAACAATCTCGCACTTTCAATTATAGTGTTATAAGCTTTAAAATCAAAAGAATTATCTTTTTTATTTAAATGCTTCAAAATCTCTAGTTCACTTTCTGCCTTTAAAACAATATCTTTCTTTAATGCTTTGAATTGAGATGCTATAGCTCCATATAAAATATTATTAATCTTTGGAGATGAATTAGCAGCCATATTTAGCAGTGAAATTAGATTCTTATGGTCATTTCTTACAATTTCGGTAAATGCTAAATAGGTAGAATATTTTGCAGAACCACTACAATCCAATTCAGCCATTCGCTTTGCACAGTCCGACAAGGATATCGGAAAATCGATATTATAATATTTAACTTCACCCTGTTTCAAATAGTCCAATTGGGTATTCAGTACAGTACAAATATTAATACAGTCCTTAAAGTCATTGGTAATCCCCTTGATTAAATGCGATTTTTTTGATTTATACTCTATGTATTTGTTATACCTATATGACACCAATATAAGAACAAGCGAAAAAACAAACGGAATTGTCAACTTGATAATTTCTAAAAAGAATGAGTGATCTTCCATAACATATAAACATTATGCATATAAAATTAAAATAATTTACACAATAAAAACACTACATCTACCAAAATAACAGCTAACACAAATAAAAAATTCATCCAACTATCAGAAATAAGTGACCTATCCTAAATAAATTCGTCTGAGGATTACCTCAGACGAACACGGTACTATTTCTCATATTTTCTAAAACAATCAACACACAAGGGCTTATCCATTGTTGCCATTTCGTACTCTCCGCAAGCATGACAAGCATTCTCCTCATAAAATGGATTACCAAACTGAGCCCATACATTGTAGCAGTTCCAACAGTAGGGTCTATCAATATCGTAAGGTATTCTAGTCTTACACCTTATACAGTAACCTCTGTCAGGTTTTTTGCTATACTTACCTACATTGCTATTTTCTACTTGTGGATTCCTATCCTTATAAAACTCTCGTTTGGTTTTTGCCAGCTGTATTATCTCCGACGACTGAATCATTGACTGGGCTTCGTCGCTTGCCTTTTTGTATAGTGTAGGGTCGGCAGTCTTGCTTATATAGACTCCCATTTCGCGGTTGTTTTTCTCAGAGAACTCGTACATGTTCATCGAGGTTATTACCATATCCTCATCGTTGAAGTAACACTTTGCATGAAGATTCTCAAAGAAGTAGAGCTCTACGTTAACCAATTCCGCTAGCGAATTTTTTTCGTTCGGCTTCAAATCGTCCTTGCCATATATAATTCTAATTTTCACCTTCCGGTTGGAGGCATCCTTAATCCTCTCGTAGAACGTTTTTGAGAGCTGTAAGTATGGAGAAACAAGTGTCAGCGTATTTTTGGCTTCCATTATTATCGTTTCAATTCGATAGGAAGTACCATTTGTCGTTAAAAACTCAGCCATTCAATTTCAACAGGTTATTTTTAATCTAATATTTTAATTGGACCAATTCTTATTGCAAGATTCTAGTTCTTATGCAGCCTAAAGCTAATCTCGTATCTATAAAACTCGATGTTATTGGCAACTGCAAGCGCTCGCTTAATTCGCTGGTCATCTTCTAGGGCTATTATTATACCCTTTACCTGCTGCGATGGCTCTGCCAGCTCCTCCTTTACGTAGCCCATATACCGCTGAATCTGCCCTACCACATTGTCGCTTGCGCGTCCCTTCTTTAACTCGACAACCAACAGGGTAGACTTATCCTTACTTACCGCTAGTATATCTATTGGACCTGTGTCGCTAGGGTATTGTTGCCCCACGAGTTCCCCATCCTCCTCAAAAATATCGTACTCTTTGCCAAGTAGGGTGTGCTTCCAATTACTTACCAAGAATTCCTCAAGGTACTTTTCTAGCGCAAAAGTGGCGGGATCTTCTACCGTTTCGTCAGTAGAAATTATGGTTGATATCTGTATATTGCCTATTAAACTCTCTATCTCGGCAGCATACTTACTAATATCGCTTACCGTACCAATAGAACCTGCTGAGTTGCGAAGCGCATCGCTCATGTCCGAGCGACTTATGGTGTTTTGATGCCAATTTACCGAACGACGATGCGGCAGCACTCCCTCCGGATTATAAACATAGTTCGACGTAACCTCGCCAACCATATAGGAGCCTTCGCCATTCGGACAAAGCACAATATCGCCTTTAGTAATACCCTTTGCTATAGTCCATAATGCACCACACGAAAGACCAGCGGAAACCTTTCCCTTCTCGGGATGTCCGGCCATCCATATTGGTATAAACTGTCGGTTAAAATCCTTCCAGTTTTCATGTAGCGACATAGTGAGGTCTTCGGTAATGCTAAAGTCGGCCCCAATAAAAGAACCACTTTTACACTCCTCTGCGTGTACGCTTTTGGCCCCTAGCATTACTCTATAGTATCTTTTCATTTTTATATTTTAAATAGATAGATGCCTAATTTAATCAGAACAAAATGACATCCACTCTTTAATTAAACATTGATTTTCAAAAAACAGAGAGTCATTTCGCCCATTTCATCTAAGCAAGAAACCTTTTCAAATCGTTAGCTTCTTACATCAACCAGCTCGCTGGCAATCATCTCTGCCTGCTTCAGTACGGTCTCGGTAGCCAGCATCTGCATATCTGGTGGATAGCCAAACTGCCTAAGAATACGTTTAACGGCAACCTTTAGCTTAGCCTTTACGCTCTCCTTGATTGTCCAGTCTATAGAGGCGTTCTTCCTTATGGCTTCCGTTAGCACCACCGCCAGCTCACGTAGCTTATCCTGCTGCATCAGCTCACGAGCGCTGTCATTGTTGGCAACCGCCGTATAAAAGGCATACTCGTAATCAGTAAGTCCCATCGACTTAGCCTCGCTATCCATCTTAACAATATGCTTGCTTAAATGGATAAGCTCCTCAATTACTTCGGCGGCTGTTAGTATCTTATTGTGATACTTGCGTATGGAGGCTTCTAGCATTTCCATCAACGACTTGCTCTTAACAAGGTTGGTTTTGGCTCTCGACTTAATCTCATCGTTAAGCAGCTTCTTTAGCACCTCAAGCGCAAGATTCTTATGCTCCATATTTTTCAGTTCCAGCATAAACTCCTCCGATAGGATCGAAATATCTGGCTTCTTTATGCCTGCTGCATCAAAAATATCTATAACCCTATCAGATACCAGCGCCTTGTCTATTACCTGACGTATGGTGGTTTCTATCTCCTCGTCGGTTTTGCCCGAGCCTGTTCCATCAAACTTGGCCAAACGTGCCTTTACCGCTTGGAAGAACGAAATCTCGTCCTTAGCATCCATCGCTTGGTCGTGGGGTATGGCAATAGCAAACGCCTTAGAGAGTGCAGTAACCTCGTTTATGTAGCGCTTCTTACCATCCTCTAGACCCAAGATATGCTCTTCGGCGGCAAGTATCATCGATAGCTTCTTTGATGTGTCGCCATCAAAGTATTCTTCGTACTCAAAGCCATGATACATATTCGACACCACCTCCATCTTTTCGAGCATCAGCTCTACAGCCTGCTCCTGCACTATGGTTGGGTCGCCCTTACCTCCGGCATCGGAGTAAAAGGACAGAGCCTTTTTTAGGTCGGAGGCGATACCCAGATAATCCACTATCAGCCCACCGGGTTTATCCTTATATACGCGGTTTACCCGGGCGATGGCCTGCATCAGGTTATGCCCCTTCATGGGCTTGTCGATGTATAGGGTGTGCATGCTGGGCGCATCAAATCCCGTTAGCCACATATCGCGCACAATTACCAGCTTCAACTCGTCGGCAGGATTTTTCATGCGCTCGCCCAACGTTCGGCGCTGCTCCTTGGTGGTATGGTGCTGGGCAATCTTTGGCCCATCGGACGAAGACGAGGTCATTACCACCTTAATGGCTCCCCTGCCCAGTTCGTCGGAGTGCCATTCGGGTTTAAGCTTAATGATGGCATCGTAGAGCTCGGCTGCTATACGCCGGCTCATGGTAACCACCATTGCCTTCCCCTCAAACACTTCCTGCCGCTGCTCAAAGTGCTCAATAATATCCTTTGCAATTTGGTTGATTCGGTTTTCGCTTCCCACCAACGCCTCCAGCTGTGTCCATTTGGCCTTTGCCTTTTGGGTATTGGTAAGGTCTTCCTGGTCGAGCTCATCATCCAGCTCCTCCACCAACGCCTTGCCCTCATCGCTGAGGTTTACCTTTGCCAAACGGCTTTCGTAGAAGATGCGAACGGTTGCCCCATCCTCCACCGCTTGGGCTATATCGTAGATGTCTACATAGCTGCCA contains:
- a CDS encoding phospholipase D family protein, with translation MAEFLTTNGTSYRIETIIMEAKNTLTLVSPYLQLSKTFYERIKDASNRKVKIRIIYGKDDLKPNEKNSLAELVNVELYFFENLHAKCYFNDEDMVITSMNMYEFSEKNNREMGVYISKTADPTLYKKASDEAQSMIQSSEIIQLAKTKREFYKDRNPQVENSNVGKYSKKPDRGYCIRCKTRIPYDIDRPYCWNCYNVWAQFGNPFYEENACHACGEYEMATMDKPLCVDCFRKYEK
- a CDS encoding type I restriction endonuclease subunit R, whose product is MTRITEQSIEEFAIEQLEKLGYEYVYAPNIAPDGETPERKSYEQVLLLTRLQQAVRRINPTIPADAQADAIKEIQRIASPELLANNETFHRLLTEGVPVTKRMDGDDRGDRVWLIDFKNPYNNEFVVANQFTVIENRNNKRPDVILFVNGIPLVVIELKNAADENATIHSAFKQLETYKMVIPSLFTYNGLVIISDGLEAKAGSISSGYSRMMAWKSADGKAEASHLVSQLETLINGMLNKETLLDLIRHFTVFEKTKREDPETGIVTITTIKKLAAYHQYYAVNRAVESTLRASRYIAEQLMPIDMVLESPESYGVKGVKSQPVGDRKGGVVWHTQGSGKSLSMVFYTGKIVLAMHNPTIVVITDRNDLDDQLFDTFAASKQLLRQEPVQAIDRNHLKELLKVGSGGVVFTTIQKFQPEEGNVYEMLSDRENIVVIADEAHRTQYGFKAKTIDITNKEGTVVGQKVAYGFAKYMRDAMPNATYLGFTGTPIENIDVNTPAVFGSYVDIYDIAQAVEDGATVRIFYESRLAKVNLSDEGKALVEELDDELDQEDLTNTQKAKAKWTQLEALVGSENRINQIAKDIIEHFEQRQEVFEGKAMVVTMSRRIAAELYDAIIKLKPEWHSDELGRGAIKVVMTSSSSDGPKIAQHHTTKEQRRTLGERMKNPADELKLVIVRDMWLTGFDAPSMHTLYIDKPMKGHNLMQAIARVNRVYKDKPGGLIVDYLGIASDLKKALSFYSDAGGKGDPTIVQEQAVELMLEKMEVVSNMYHGFEYEEYFDGDTSKKLSMILAAEEHILGLEDGKKRYINEVTALSKAFAIAIPHDQAMDAKDEISFFQAVKARLAKFDGTGSGKTDEEIETTIRQVIDKALVSDRVIDIFDAAGIKKPDISILSEEFMLELKNMEHKNLALEVLKKLLNDEIKSRAKTNLVKSKSLMEMLEASIRKYHNKILTAAEVIEELIHLSKHIVKMDSEAKSMGLTDYEYAFYTAVANNDSARELMQQDKLRELAVVLTEAIRKNASIDWTIKESVKAKLKVAVKRILRQFGYPPDMQMLATETVLKQAEMIASELVDVRS
- a CDS encoding endonuclease NucS domain-containing protein, which codes for MKRYYRVMLGAKSVHAEECKSGSFIGADFSITEDLTMSLHENWKDFNRQFIPIWMAGHPEKGKVSAGLSCGALWTIAKGITKGDIVLCPNGEGSYMVGEVTSNYVYNPEGVLPHRRSVNWHQNTISRSDMSDALRNSAGSIGTVSDISKYAAEIESLIGNIQISTIISTDETVEDPATFALEKYLEEFLVSNWKHTLLGKEYDIFEEDGELVGQQYPSDTGPIDILAVSKDKSTLLVVELKKGRASDNVVGQIQRYMGYVKEELAEPSQQVKGIIIALEDDQRIKRALAVANNIEFYRYEISFRLHKN